The following nucleotide sequence is from Nitrosopumilus sp..
GCTTGAGCATATTTTTTTTCTTTAACTAGTTTTTTTATTTCTTTTAATTTTTGAACATTTTTTTTCTTTTGAGGATCTTTTGGCCCTCTAGAAAATAGCCCAGTCATACTAGTACAGATTAACTGATTGCAAGCATCCTATCAATTGCCAGACGAGCTTTATCTGCAATTTCTTTAGGAACAGTAACAACATTTTTTTCATTAATCAATGCATCATAAACTTTCTCCAAAGTAATCATTTTCATGTACTGACATTCTGCTTTTTCCGAAGCTGGAATGAAAGTTTTTTCAGGGTTTTGTTGTCTCATCCTATAGAGAATTCCAGTTTCCGTTGCAACCACAAAATTCTTTGCTTTGGATTTGTTGACATGATTTAGCATTCCCTCAGTTGAGAGAATAGATACTTTTTGATCATCATAACTTCCATCAGCAACATCATACATCATAGGAGTAGTACAACTACATTCAGGATGAATTACAAATTCAGCATCTTTCATAGATTGTAATTTTTGTGTAACATCTTCAGGAGTGATTCCTGCATGTACATGACATTCACCTGCCCAAATATGCATATTTTTTCTTCCAGTCATTTTTGCAACATAGGATCCAAGAAACATATCAGGTAGAAATAGAATTTCTTTGTCTTCAGGAATTGCTTTTACAACATTAACAGCATTAGAAGAAGTACAACAATAATCTAATTCTGCTTTGATTTCAGCAGTTGTGTTAACATATCCTACTGCGATGGCACCTGGGTGTTGTTTTTTCCAATTTTTTAATTCATCTACAGTTATTGAATCAGATAATGAGCATCCAGCTTCCAAATCGGGTAAAAGTACTTTTTTTTGAGGACTAATTATTGCAGCAGTTTCAGCCATAAAGTTTACACCACAAAAGAGAATTGTTTTTTGGGGAACGGTTGCTGCCTGTCTGGATAAACCTAATGAATCTCCAGTAAAATCTGCTACATCTTGAACCTCAGGAATTTGATAATTATGTGCTAAAATTACCACATCTTTTTCTTTTTTGAGTTTCAAAATCTCTTCTTTGAGTTCTGAGGATTGTTGTACGAGCATAAACTATAGAAAATTGATAGAGTGGGGATTTAAAGAATGGGAAATGGTCTATAATTCTCTAAAAGTCTAGCAAATGTGGCAATAATTGCCACATTAGGTGCCAATCTGAATAGAATCAGAACAATATTTTTTCAAGGTTTCAATTGCAGATAAAATTGCCAATCGACTAGTTTTTGGATTATCAGGATCAGGGAAATTTTCAATAGTAAAAGTCATCTTGCCAAATTTTCCTTTTGCTTCAATATGATGAGTATTTTTTTCAGTTTGAGGATCAGCGATAATTTTTACTTGTGTTTTTTCACTTCCAATTCCAGATAAAGACAACAAAGCAGCGACATTGATATTTGCAGGAAATAGAGATACAGCTTCTTTTGCAGTTCCTTGAAAAATTTCTGTAGGCAAACTGATATCATCTAAGTTTTGTTTGGATGTTTCAAAAAACTTTGCGCCTTTTAATGAACGAGGGTGTTTGGTTGTTGTAATTGACAAAGATTCCAATTCATCTTTGATTGATTTAATTCCATCAAGTCCAGCAATTGCACCAGATGGAAGATAAATTGTTTTTTTAAAATCCTTGCATGCATCAGACAAGATATCATATATGGATTCATCCAGTAATGCACCCACACTCATAATCATTAGATCTTTTTTATTTTGTAAAATACTCAAAGAGACATCTCTAACAGCATCTTGGGATGCAGCTTCGACAACAATATCTAGAGGATTTGAAGAGAGCAGATGAGAATTCTCAACAATTTCAGGTTTGTTGGTGAGTTTTTCAACCAACAATGTAGATTTTTCTTTTGATTCATCAAAAACATGTGTTAGAATTGCAGGAATTTTTCCTGAATCGATGGCAAGAGCAATTTGAGTACCCATAGCACCACAACCTAACAAACCAATCCGTTTCAAGTAAATACTATAGGAAATATCACTTAATTAATTCTAGTCCAGTTAACGCCAAATGAAGATTTACGCATAAAATAGACCAAACCAAGTATAGAAAGTCCTAAAATTAAAACAGGATATGTTCCAAATTCTGGGATAACATTAGTGCCCATAATTTCTATGTGCTTTGTATCTTCAGAAATAATCATTCCAATTACATATCCATCAGGCATTTTCATCAAGTCATATCCAGTATCTACACCATCAATGAAAAGTTGGTATTGTTCTTTATCAGCAGCTAGAACTTCAAAAGGAATCCTTAACCAAAAATCAGTTTTTTTAGGAATATCTTCAAAAACAACTTCAATTGACTTTCTTTCTTGATTGATAGTCAGTTCTTTAACTGTTGGATCTGCTAAAATATCACTCATTGAATCATCCATACTTCCATGATAACCATAGTAAATAGAATAAGTAACATCATCAAATTCAAATTCAGCTTTTTCAGCCTCTAGTTGAGAAATATCAAGATATTGTGCATGTGCTTCAGGATTAAAGACATGTTCAGCAAAAGCAAGAGTAGACATAGGAATAATCAAAAGAATAAAGAAAACAGATAATGTTTTAATCACAAGCAAACAGTAAGCTTTCTCAAATATAATTAAAATGCAAATTCTCAATCATGACTATGTACACATCAATTTTTGCTATTAATTCATCCCTAATACTTTTAAGAAAAAAATTCAAACTATATCAGTGAATCATAATCAAAAGAAAGTGATTTTTGTTTTATTTTTTTCAATTTTAGTTTTTACAGTGGGCTTTCCAGTAAATGCAGAAGTAGATTCACCTAGAAAGCAAATGGAGAAAGGCATTCTGCCTCAAGATGTAATATGTAAAACAGGTTTAGAATTGGTTATCAGAATTAACGGAAATGCTGCCTGTGTAAAACCAGAAACTGCAGAAAAAATGGAAAAAATAGGCGTATTGTTACCTGCAATAAAATTTACAGATTTAGTAAAAGAGTTAAAATCTGTTCCAGCATCAGATAAAGAAATTACAACAGTTCCAGCATCATCCATGTCAATTGTGAATTTCTATATCACAGATCAAGATTTGAACACAGCACACAATGGTGTTGAAGTGATATCAACTCAAGGATTGTTTGAAATTACTATTAATGGCATTTCAATTAATGCACCTGAAAAAATGATTGAAACAGGTCCAAACACAGGAGAATTTTACGTAAAACTAGAATTACCTGAAACAATAGATGGAAAACCACTCAGCCAACAAGATATTGTCGTAATCAAATATTTGGATGAATCAGATAGTTCAGGAGATAAAAGAATTCTTACAAAATCAGTTCCACTAACAAAGACTTTTGCTAAAGTTGAATCATCAGGAGGAGGATCTCGAATCGGTCATGAATTTACTTTGAGAATTTATGAACCTGATGCAAATAGAGATTCTAAAGACGAAGATAAGATTCCACTTAGTTCATTTGAATATCGTGGAGATGGAGGAATAAGAACCACTTTGGCCAACCCAAAATTTGATGCAAACTCTGCATTTCTAATAGAAACAGGGCCCAATACCAACGTGTTTGAAGTTCAAATTAAAATTCCAAGGCAATTAGACGGAAAAACAATCCACATAGGAGATGCGTATGAAATTAGATACGTCGATACCAGTACACCATCTGGAACTAATGAGAAAATTATTTTGAAAGGTAGAATCGGATAGAAGATTTTTTGGATCAGTTTTGTCAAAGTTCAACATAACCTAAAGATTTTATTCAAACCTACAAAGTATTGTTGTGCTCAATACAGTATACAAAGATGCAATAATCAATAGAGAAAAAATGCTCTCAATCCTAAAAGGGCCAAAATTCGACCAGATTTTACAAAAAGCACGTGATAATTGGGTTGAATTCACGCCTACAAAAGAAGAAGTGGTAACTGCAGGAATTGATAGTAGTTTCAACAATACAAAATTTCAAGGAATTGAGCTTTGGGCTACAACTGCGGTTTCAATAAAATCAGATGGAGAGATCTTAGTTGATTTACACAAATCAGGATTAGGTTCTGCAGAAGATATTTCAAGTATTGCCAGTAAAATGGAGATAGAAGCATGTGAAAAAACAGTAGACCAGGTAGACATGGTACTAATGGATGGGTCATTACATTCTCAATTAATGACAAGACAAGCAAATCTAGGTTCAACAATTGTAAGAATAATGAAAAAGAAAAACAATGTAATTTTTATTGCAAAGACATCAAATACAAAAAAACAATTTGAAAATTTTGGATCTCTTGCAGGGGATATTTTCTATTACAATCATGTTACAAATAATCCAGGATTTAGTAAAATTTTTGTAGAAAAAAAATATGGTTCAGACAAAATTATCTCATCTACATTTGTTAGATTAAGTAACTCAACTCCAATAATAAAATTAGAATTTTTGGGAGAACAACACGATGAATCAGAGATTAAAACAATTATGAATAAATTATACAAAACGAGTATTGGTGGATACCCATATGCTCTAAAGCTTGCACACAACAACTGTAAAATATCTGATAAAGAGCTTGGAAAGATGGTAAGTTTGTTAGGATTAAGTAATGAAATAGGTTCACGGGAGGTTCTAGGATGAGTTTAGGATTTGTCATAGGAGAATCAAAACCAACATTTGTTACAGCAATAACCTCTAGAGCATTATCAGTTGGAGAATATATCAAAATCAGTTCAGATGAAGGGGAAATTTTAGGATTAGTTGAAAGATCAGCAGTATCAAGTGCAGCATTCACAGATGTCAAAAATTTTGATGAAGCATCAGAGAGTACAGAAATTGCAGAGTTGAATAAAAGAGACAAAACATTTACTGCAAATATTGGAATTTTGGGATTTTTGGAAAATCTAAGAAAAGGACAGTCAATAATACCTGCAATACCACCAATTCCAGGCACAGAAATTGCATTACCAAGCAAACAAGATCTTGAAGAAATATTCAGTCCCAAAAAAGAAGGATGGGTAAGCATAGGAAATCTTTTGCGAAACAAATCAATTGATGCCAAAGTGAATTTGGACAAAATAGTTTCAAGACACTTGGGAATTTTGGCAATGACAGGGATGGGTAAAAGTAACTTGGTCTCACTAGTTACAAAACAAATTTCAAAACTAAAAGGAACTGTAATAATATTTGATTATCATAATGATTATACAAGTCTAAACATTCCACGCATTAACGTCATTGATGCAAAAATTAATCCTAGACTATTAGATGCAGATCAACTATCAGAAGTACTTGAGATTAGAGATGGAGCAAATGTTCAACAAAGAGTCTTAAGAATGGCGTTTACAAAACATGTTAAAGAATCAAAAGAATTTTGGACTAAATTAGAAAACGAAGTAGATTTTATTGTAAATTCGGAAGATAAAAAATTAAAAGAAATTAGAACATCAGCATATAGAGTTCAAGACATAATTGAGGAAGCACAAAGAAGATATGAAGATATTTTAGATCCAGACATGGGAGATCCAATTAGTTTTATCAAAGAAGGTAGAACAAATATTCTAAATATTTCAGAATTATCAGAAAAACAAGCAAATGTTGCAGTTGCATTTTATCTTCAACAATTACTTAAAGATAGAAAAGATGCAAGTATTGCACGACATGGAAGAACAAAGAGAGAGAGAAACTTCAGATTCAATTCACCAATTTTTGTCATAATTGAAGAAGCTCATGTCTTTATTCCAAAAGATCATGACACTAGTGCAAAATACTGGGCTGCTAAAATAGCCAGAGAAG
It contains:
- a CDS encoding DNA double-strand break repair nuclease NurA encodes the protein MLSILKGPKFDQILQKARDNWVEFTPTKEEVVTAGIDSSFNNTKFQGIELWATTAVSIKSDGEILVDLHKSGLGSAEDISSIASKMEIEACEKTVDQVDMVLMDGSLHSQLMTRQANLGSTIVRIMKKKNNVIFIAKTSNTKKQFENFGSLAGDIFYYNHVTNNPGFSKIFVEKKYGSDKIISSTFVRLSNSTPIIKLEFLGEQHDESEIKTIMNKLYKTSIGGYPYALKLAHNNCKISDKELGKMVSLLGLSNEIGSREVLG
- a CDS encoding ATP-binding protein translates to MSLGFVIGESKPTFVTAITSRALSVGEYIKISSDEGEILGLVERSAVSSAAFTDVKNFDEASESTEIAELNKRDKTFTANIGILGFLENLRKGQSIIPAIPPIPGTEIALPSKQDLEEIFSPKKEGWVSIGNLLRNKSIDAKVNLDKIVSRHLGILAMTGMGKSNLVSLVTKQISKLKGTVIIFDYHNDYTSLNIPRINVIDAKINPRLLDADQLSEVLEIRDGANVQQRVLRMAFTKHVKESKEFWTKLENEVDFIVNSEDKKLKEIRTSAYRVQDIIEEAQRRYEDILDPDMGDPISFIKEGRTNILNISELSEKQANVAVAFYLQQLLKDRKDASIARHGRTKRERNFRFNSPIFVIIEEAHVFIPKDHDTSAKYWAAKIAREGRKFGLGLGVVSQRPRSVDLNVLSQMGSFAIMKIIQEDDQRQIASATESTSRELIAQLTSLNVGDAVLVGQWTNLPSLVHVEEVKEKIMGADQSAVNAWAKADKMKEVAVESTQGLVQKDLLLD
- a CDS encoding PEFG-CTERM sorting domain-containing protein; its protein translation is MIKTLSVFFILLIIPMSTLAFAEHVFNPEAHAQYLDISQLEAEKAEFEFDDVTYSIYYGYHGSMDDSMSDILADPTVKELTINQERKSIEVVFEDIPKKTDFWLRIPFEVLAADKEQYQLFIDGVDTGYDLMKMPDGYVIGMIISEDTKHIEIMGTNVIPEFGTYPVLILGLSILGLVYFMRKSSFGVNWTRIN
- a CDS encoding aspartate dehydrogenase, producing MKRIGLLGCGAMGTQIALAIDSGKIPAILTHVFDESKEKSTLLVEKLTNKPEIVENSHLLSSNPLDIVVEAASQDAVRDVSLSILQNKKDLMIMSVGALLDESIYDILSDACKDFKKTIYLPSGAIAGLDGIKSIKDELESLSITTTKHPRSLKGAKFFETSKQNLDDISLPTEIFQGTAKEAVSLFPANINVAALLSLSGIGSEKTQVKIIADPQTEKNTHHIEAKGKFGKMTFTIENFPDPDNPKTSRLAILSAIETLKKYCSDSIQIGT
- the nadA gene encoding quinolinate synthase NadA, with the translated sequence MLVQQSSELKEEILKLKKEKDVVILAHNYQIPEVQDVADFTGDSLGLSRQAATVPQKTILFCGVNFMAETAAIISPQKKVLLPDLEAGCSLSDSITVDELKNWKKQHPGAIAVGYVNTTAEIKAELDYCCTSSNAVNVVKAIPEDKEILFLPDMFLGSYVAKMTGRKNMHIWAGECHVHAGITPEDVTQKLQSMKDAEFVIHPECSCTTPMMYDVADGSYDDQKVSILSTEGMLNHVNKSKAKNFVVATETGILYRMRQQNPEKTFIPASEKAECQYMKMITLEKVYDALINEKNVVTVPKEIADKARLAIDRMLAIS